Proteins found in one Candidatus Schekmanbacteria bacterium genomic segment:
- a CDS encoding winged helix-turn-helix transcriptional regulator has product MRYQIEALREAIANAIIHRDYSVRGTSLMVEVYDDRGEIVNPCVFPQHRKKEFGKISVRRNEHIADLFFRMDKVERAGTGIRRMKEAMTTAGLATPKIRQTGFYTIVFKRPVESEIKKDVEDITQETTQKSWVKKLGENEKKILENIAENKFVTIPELSNTMGISTTAVENNLAKLKSKKVIKRNGPDKGGHWEIVDV; this is encoded by the coding sequence TTGAGGTATCAGATTGAGGCGCTGCGGGAGGCAATCGCCAACGCCATCATTCATCGTGACTACAGTGTGCGCGGCACAAGCCTTATGGTTGAGGTGTATGATGACCGGGGCGAGATCGTCAATCCCTGCGTATTCCCGCAGCACCGGAAAAAAGAGTTCGGCAAAATTTCTGTCCGGAGAAACGAGCACATAGCAGACCTCTTTTTCCGCATGGACAAGGTTGAACGGGCAGGCACCGGGATAAGAAGGATGAAAGAGGCAATGACAACTGCAGGATTAGCGACACCAAAGATCCGGCAGACTGGCTTTTATACGATTGTCTTTAAACGGCCTGTGGAGAGTGAAATAAAAAAGGATGTGGAAGATATTACCCAGGAAACTACCCAGAAAAGTTGGGTGAAAAAGTTGGGTGAAAATGAAAAAAAGATTTTAGAAAATATCGCTGAAAATAAGTTTGTAACAATACCTGAACTTTCTAATACGATGGGAATAAGCACAACAGCGGTGGAAAATAATCTTGCAAAACTGAAATCAAAAAAAGTTATCAAGCGTAATGGCCCCGACAAGGGTGGGCATTGGGAGATAGTTGATGTTTGA
- a CDS encoding winged helix-turn-helix transcriptional regulator, whose amino-acid sequence MFDQMYRMIVAEELWKCSETGMKFIATFKRKSYYRGQKVGGRLENRLAEELVEKGVENLTQKTTQKIIEAITKKSDITQKELAAVIGITEDGEKYHISMLRKKGLLKRIGPDKGWHWEIVDKL is encoded by the coding sequence ATGTTTGATCAGATGTACAGGATGATAGTGGCAGAAGAATTGTGGAAATGCAGTGAAACCGGCATGAAGTTTATTGCTACATTCAAGCGGAAAAGCTATTATCGTGGTCAGAAGGTCGGAGGAAGATTGGAGAATAGGTTGGCAGAAGAGTTGGTAGAAAAGGGGGTAGAAAATCTTACCCAGAAAACTACCCAGAAAATCATAGAAGCTATAACTAAGAAATCAGATATTACTCAGAAAGAACTTGCAGCGGTTATAGGGATAACCGAAGACGGCGAAAAGTATCATATATCCATGCTTAGAAAAAAAGGTCTTCTAAAACGTATCGGCCCCGACAAGGGCTGGCATTGGGAGATAGTTGATAAGCTATAA
- a CDS encoding protein kinase yields MTTTPLASRLEGKTIDDKWEVMRKRIKTEDDHSGAFSSCYEVKNIENGEVGFLKAINYAYAFKATGHGTSSTVFLQELTQNYNYEKDLLEFCRDNKMSRIVSAIAHGEYRDSAEMFPVPYLVFETATGSLKNVKRQKQKQIDLAWKLGVIHGFLVGLSQLHQEKIVHQDIKPSNILIFGHNVSKLGDLGNATKFDNKSPMWDNDGHCGDFSYAHIELLYRYFSPDWNTIRLGADLFMAGGIISYMITDSNFLSLLAANIPDIYKPTNFGGTFEDVKPHLMQAYNKTIAEIKDRIDEPIRKDIIEIIAQFTHPVPELRGIPKGFNNSLPQYSLWRCISIIDRLAKKVEMGKI; encoded by the coding sequence ATGACAACGACTCCATTAGCCTCAAGACTTGAGGGGAAAACAATAGATGATAAGTGGGAAGTCATGAGAAAGCGCATTAAGACGGAGGATGATCATAGCGGTGCATTCTCAAGCTGCTATGAAGTCAAAAACATTGAAAATGGTGAAGTTGGATTTTTGAAAGCTATAAATTATGCATACGCATTTAAAGCAACAGGGCATGGGACATCTTCAACAGTATTTTTGCAAGAATTAACGCAGAACTATAATTACGAGAAAGACTTGCTGGAATTTTGTAGGGATAATAAAATGTCAAGAATAGTATCTGCAATTGCTCATGGTGAATATAGAGATTCAGCGGAAATGTTTCCAGTACCTTACTTGGTATTTGAAACAGCTACAGGTAGCCTCAAAAATGTAAAACGACAAAAGCAGAAGCAGATAGATTTAGCTTGGAAGTTAGGAGTAATACATGGGTTTCTTGTAGGGTTATCACAACTTCATCAAGAAAAGATAGTGCATCAGGATATCAAACCATCGAATATTCTTATATTCGGACACAATGTATCAAAGCTGGGCGACCTTGGAAACGCAACTAAGTTTGATAATAAATCACCTATGTGGGATAACGACGGTCATTGCGGGGATTTCAGTTATGCCCATATAGAGCTTTTGTATCGTTATTTTAGTCCGGATTGGAATACTATAAGATTAGGTGCTGACTTGTTTATGGCGGGAGGAATAATATCATATATGATTACCGACTCAAATTTCCTTTCGCTGTTGGCTGCAAACATACCGGATATATATAAACCGACTAATTTTGGAGGCACTTTCGAGGACGTTAAACCTCATCTGATGCAAGCTTATAACAAAACTATTGCCGAAATAAAAGATCGAATAGATGAACCAATCAGAAAAGATATTATAGAAATCATTGCTCAATTCACGCATCCTGTACCTGAGCTGCGCGGTATTCCCAAGGGCTTTAATAATAGTCTGCCTCAATATTCTCTCTGGCGCTGTATATCCATAATTGATCGCCTTGCCAAGAAGGTAGAAATGGGGAAAATATGA